From Synoicihabitans lomoniglobus, the proteins below share one genomic window:
- the alaS gene encoding alanine--tRNA ligase, protein MTSAEIRQSFLDFFASKQHTIVPSASLMPDSPGLLFTNAGMNQFVPIFLGEQAPDVTSWAGAIPSSDSRATDTQKCIRAGGKHNDLEDVGYDTYHHTLFEMLGNWSFGDYFKEESITWGWELLTKVWGIPAKRLFATVYSPDVAAGDPSEFDTEAHAIWKAIFEAEGLDPAVHIVNGNKKDNFWMMGDTGPCGPCSELHFNLRESDDEAEGRSRVNADDPRCIEIWNLVFIQFNANADGTFSPLAAQHVDTGMGFERVAGIYATTNGFTDFTKEPSNYAADVFAPLFAKVTELSGKTYGETVPTKREGLSEQENTDIAFRVLADHARTISCAIADNILPGNEGRNYVIRRILRRGILYGKKLGLTTGFFEQLVPAVVESLGPVFPELIEKQVIIRKVIKSEEESFGRTLERGLRLFEEIAVTLKEFGKDADTPEAGKWKHPSDREPCKIIAGKWAFQLYDTFGFPLDMTQLLATERGLTVDVDGFNELMEQQRDRARAAQKKEVIVAATEGETQVNHAATEFTGYDFGNLTAFASSLVDVVDAEDATYLVFKASPFYAEMGGQAGDAGTATIGDLTIEITDTIKDKAGRFLHKCRSALARDASLAIGSTATLNVDLTRRRAISRHHSATHLIHWALRKVLGDHVHQAGTHKTPERLRFDFAHFEAMTPDQIAEVERLVNAQVIDNAVVKNYETEFDKKPEGTLAFFGEKYGRIVRVVDIGGYSIELCGGTHVQTAGEIGLIKIVAESAIAAGTRRIEAVAGAASYAFVTEHETALRTVSGKLNAGPQDVNQKLDALLAQKAEIEKKLKAFEQKASANQADDLIAQATDRDGLKWVSAVVTAENPNALRALGSQMIGKLGDGIVILGAAFGEKASVVAFCSPAAIAAGHQAGKLVAERSAALGGKGGGKPDFAMGGGREPAKLADVLRLDA, encoded by the coding sequence ATGACTTCCGCTGAGATCCGTCAGTCGTTCCTCGATTTTTTCGCCTCCAAACAGCACACCATCGTGCCGTCGGCTTCGCTGATGCCCGACTCGCCCGGACTGCTGTTCACCAACGCCGGCATGAACCAGTTCGTGCCCATCTTTCTCGGTGAACAAGCCCCGGATGTCACGTCATGGGCCGGCGCCATTCCGTCGTCCGATTCCCGCGCGACCGATACGCAGAAATGTATCCGCGCCGGTGGTAAACACAACGACCTCGAGGACGTGGGCTACGACACCTACCACCACACGCTCTTCGAGATGTTGGGCAACTGGTCCTTCGGCGATTACTTCAAAGAGGAGTCCATCACCTGGGGTTGGGAATTGCTCACCAAGGTCTGGGGCATTCCGGCCAAGCGCCTGTTCGCCACCGTTTACTCGCCCGACGTCGCCGCCGGTGATCCCTCGGAATTCGACACCGAAGCGCACGCCATTTGGAAAGCCATCTTTGAAGCCGAAGGCCTCGACCCCGCCGTGCACATCGTCAACGGCAACAAGAAGGACAACTTCTGGATGATGGGCGACACCGGCCCCTGCGGTCCGTGCTCCGAGCTCCACTTCAATCTGCGCGAGTCCGACGACGAGGCCGAAGGTCGCTCCCGCGTCAACGCCGACGATCCCCGCTGCATCGAGATTTGGAATCTCGTCTTCATCCAGTTCAACGCCAACGCCGACGGCACCTTCTCCCCCCTCGCCGCCCAGCACGTCGACACCGGCATGGGCTTCGAGCGCGTCGCCGGCATTTACGCCACGACCAACGGCTTCACCGATTTCACCAAAGAGCCGTCCAACTACGCCGCCGACGTCTTCGCCCCGCTCTTCGCCAAAGTCACCGAACTCTCCGGCAAAACCTACGGCGAGACCGTGCCGACCAAACGCGAAGGTCTGAGCGAACAGGAAAACACCGACATCGCATTCCGCGTGCTGGCCGACCACGCCCGCACCATCAGCTGCGCCATCGCCGACAACATCCTCCCCGGCAACGAAGGCCGCAACTACGTCATCCGCCGCATCCTCCGTCGCGGCATTCTCTACGGCAAAAAACTCGGGCTAACCACCGGCTTCTTCGAACAACTCGTCCCCGCCGTCGTCGAGTCCCTCGGCCCCGTCTTCCCCGAACTCATCGAGAAACAGGTCATCATCCGCAAGGTCATCAAAAGCGAAGAAGAGAGCTTTGGGCGCACGCTGGAGAGAGGACTGCGACTTTTTGAGGAAATAGCGGTTACATTGAAAGAGTTTGGAAAAGATGCTGATACCCCAGAGGCCGGAAAATGGAAACACCCATCCGATAGAGAACCATGCAAAATTATTGCCGGGAAATGGGCTTTCCAACTCTACGACACTTTCGGTTTCCCGCTCGACATGACGCAGCTCCTCGCGACCGAACGTGGACTCACCGTCGATGTCGACGGGTTCAACGAGCTCATGGAGCAGCAGCGTGACCGCGCCCGCGCCGCGCAAAAGAAGGAAGTCATCGTCGCCGCCACAGAAGGCGAAACGCAGGTCAATCACGCCGCCACGGAGTTCACCGGCTACGACTTCGGAAACCTCACCGCCTTCGCTAGCTCCTTGGTCGATGTCGTCGACGCCGAAGATGCCACCTATCTCGTGTTCAAGGCCTCGCCCTTCTACGCCGAAATGGGCGGACAGGCGGGCGACGCCGGCACCGCCACCATTGGTGATCTCACGATCGAAATCACCGACACGATCAAAGACAAAGCCGGTCGCTTCCTGCACAAATGTAGGAGCGCGCTGGCGCGCGATGCTTCACTCGCCATCGGTTCCACCGCGACTCTCAACGTCGACCTCACGCGGCGCCGCGCCATCTCGCGCCACCACAGCGCGACCCACCTCATTCACTGGGCCCTGCGCAAGGTCTTGGGCGACCACGTACACCAAGCCGGCACGCACAAGACGCCCGAGCGCCTCCGCTTTGACTTCGCTCATTTCGAGGCCATGACGCCGGACCAGATCGCCGAGGTCGAACGTCTCGTTAACGCGCAGGTCATCGACAACGCCGTCGTCAAAAACTACGAAACCGAGTTTGATAAAAAGCCCGAAGGCACCCTCGCCTTCTTTGGCGAAAAATACGGTCGCATCGTGCGCGTCGTCGACATCGGCGGCTACAGCATCGAGCTCTGCGGCGGCACCCACGTGCAGACCGCTGGTGAGATCGGCTTGATCAAAATCGTGGCCGAGTCCGCCATCGCTGCAGGCACGCGCCGCATCGAAGCCGTCGCGGGAGCGGCGTCCTACGCGTTTGTTACCGAACACGAGACCGCCCTGCGCACCGTCAGCGGCAAGCTCAACGCCGGTCCCCAGGACGTGAACCAAAAGCTCGACGCCCTGCTCGCCCAAAAGGCGGAGATCGAAAAGAAGCTCAAAGCCTTCGAACAAAAAGCGTCCGCCAATCAAGCCGACGATCTTATCGCCCAAGCTACCGATCGCGACGGCCTCAAATGGGTGTCCGCCGTCGTCACCGCCGAAAACCCGAACGCCCTGCGCGCCCTCGGCTCGCAGATGATCGGCAAGCTCGGTGACGGCATTGTGATTCTCGGGGCCGCGTTTGGCGAAAAAGCCTCGGTCGTCGCTTTCTGTTCGCCCGCCGCCATCGCCGCCGGTCACCAGGCCGGCAAGCTCGTGGCCGAACGCTCCGCCGCTCTCGGCGGCAAAGGCGGCGGCAAACCCGACTTCGCCATGGGCGGTGGTCGCGAGCCCGCCAAGCTCGCCGACGTTTTGCGTCTCGACGCCTAA
- a CDS encoding tetratricopeptide repeat protein translates to MAADHSVETETARFERLFDAANDLLYRHTSRAEKAFRDLLETIPFEHKLTRARVMERLCIALRILGHYHEAIQIGTDAMPLFESGNDDAGLGRVCVALGNVSWSQGDLLKALAYYESALEIRRTLNDPKALAGALGSVANILSELDRLPEAREHYEEALALSESFDDKRFAARTHNNLGECLLLMDECQAAMTHCEASLRAVRALGDRADEPNVLINLGRIQTRLRQWQSALDLLDEAAAAAVIAEDRRTEAEAMMHRAVLTEDRGREDPRYLGQAELFRQEALALTEEIGADNLSLLLHEHSAVAADRRGDKLKATAHWASVNALKARR, encoded by the coding sequence ATGGCCGCCGATCATTCAGTCGAGACGGAAACCGCCCGGTTCGAACGTTTGTTCGATGCCGCCAACGACTTGCTGTATCGCCACACCTCGCGGGCGGAAAAAGCGTTTCGTGATCTGCTGGAAACCATCCCGTTCGAGCACAAACTCACCCGGGCCCGCGTGATGGAGCGCCTGTGCATCGCGTTGCGCATTCTTGGTCATTATCACGAGGCGATTCAGATCGGCACGGATGCGATGCCGCTGTTTGAATCCGGCAACGACGACGCCGGTCTGGGCCGGGTTTGCGTCGCATTGGGGAATGTTTCCTGGAGTCAGGGCGACTTGCTCAAGGCCCTCGCCTACTACGAGTCGGCCCTCGAAATCCGACGCACCTTGAACGATCCCAAAGCGCTGGCCGGTGCGCTCGGTAGTGTGGCCAACATCCTTTCCGAATTGGACCGTCTGCCCGAGGCCCGCGAACATTACGAAGAGGCCTTGGCGTTGAGCGAATCATTCGATGACAAACGCTTTGCCGCTCGCACGCACAATAATCTCGGCGAATGCCTCCTCTTGATGGACGAGTGCCAGGCAGCCATGACCCACTGCGAAGCTTCCCTGCGCGCCGTGCGAGCCCTGGGCGACCGCGCTGACGAACCCAATGTTTTGATCAACCTGGGGCGCATCCAAACGCGATTGCGTCAGTGGCAGTCGGCACTCGATCTGCTCGACGAAGCCGCCGCCGCCGCGGTGATCGCGGAGGATCGGCGCACCGAAGCCGAAGCGATGATGCATCGCGCCGTGCTCACCGAAGATCGCGGTCGGGAAGACCCCCGCTATCTCGGACAGGCCGAGCTCTTTCGGCAGGAGGCCCTGGCGCTGACCGAAGAGATTGGCGCCGACAATTTAAGCCTGCTGCTGCACGAACACAGCGCGGTCGCCGCCGATCGTCGGGGCGACAAACTAAAAGCGACGGCGCATTGGGCCTCGGTCAACGCCCTGAAGGCACGCCGCTGA
- a CDS encoding DNA alkylation repair protein produces the protein MAKSPPAPASTFSMKDWFNADRYHTIADQLTAVDPGFDRKRFLQLTLDGLESRELMDRMRQTARAAALTLSGAVRKQIATLRRIAPQTDHGFVGIWFAEFVANEALDQPDLALPALHFFTRYGSAEFAIRRFIVRDPGATLARMQPWTQDDNEHVRRLASEGARPRLPWGVRLDALIADPTPTRPILEALKADSSLYVRKSVANHLNDIAKDHADYVVAWCAPWQSLGPDSAWIVRHGLRTLIKRGHPGALKIVGAGADAKVDITTFAATPTTVTLGGSLQIDLHLASLARGDQTLIIDYVVHYVKASGKASPKVFKWKQLSLKASERITLRKHQTIRDFTTRRHHAGHHLVELQINGQRLAETHFELKLK, from the coding sequence ATGGCGAAATCCCCACCCGCTCCGGCGAGCACCTTCAGTATGAAGGATTGGTTCAACGCCGACCGCTACCACACGATCGCTGATCAACTCACCGCGGTCGATCCCGGCTTCGATCGAAAGCGTTTCCTACAACTCACCCTCGATGGTCTGGAGTCGCGCGAACTCATGGACCGCATGCGACAAACCGCGCGGGCCGCCGCACTCACCTTGTCCGGCGCGGTGCGAAAGCAGATCGCGACCTTGCGGAGAATCGCCCCGCAAACGGACCATGGTTTCGTCGGTATTTGGTTCGCGGAATTTGTCGCCAATGAAGCGCTGGATCAGCCGGACCTGGCGCTACCCGCATTGCACTTTTTCACCCGCTATGGATCTGCCGAATTTGCCATCCGCCGGTTCATCGTGCGCGACCCCGGAGCCACGCTGGCCCGCATGCAACCATGGACGCAGGACGACAACGAGCACGTCCGACGACTGGCGAGCGAAGGCGCGCGACCGCGTCTGCCGTGGGGCGTGCGACTCGATGCGTTGATCGCCGATCCCACGCCGACACGACCGATCCTCGAAGCGCTCAAAGCCGACTCTTCGCTCTACGTGCGAAAGTCCGTGGCCAACCACCTCAATGACATTGCCAAGGATCACGCGGACTACGTCGTCGCGTGGTGTGCGCCCTGGCAAAGCCTCGGTCCCGACAGTGCGTGGATCGTTCGACATGGCTTGCGCACCCTCATCAAACGCGGCCATCCCGGCGCGTTGAAAATCGTCGGTGCCGGCGCCGACGCGAAAGTCGACATCACGACCTTCGCCGCCACGCCGACCACCGTGACATTGGGCGGATCATTGCAAATCGACCTTCACCTCGCGTCGCTCGCTCGCGGCGACCAAACCCTGATCATTGACTACGTCGTCCACTACGTGAAGGCATCCGGCAAGGCCTCCCCCAAAGTATTTAAGTGGAAACAGTTAAGCCTGAAAGCCAGTGAACGAATCACGCTGCGCAAACACCAGACAATCCGTGATTTCACCACCCGCCGACACCACGCCGGTCACCACCTCGTGGAGCTGCAAATCAACGGCCAACGACTCGCCGAGACGCACTTCGAATTGAAGTTGAAGTGA
- a CDS encoding DUF5069 domain-containing protein encodes MINFSAPDLTQHPPRSPRVRLGGFVHLPRLLDKARAFVAGKHGAYTYPCPMDERLFAFVGVSADAFLDAVRSGKSDTQMLAWLRENMSIPRAPHEILAWSEWLQDMAPGDPRRHGNFATEIERMAPGREDIVTTFDRLELDDFTSFGGQG; translated from the coding sequence ATGATCAATTTCAGCGCTCCCGACCTCACCCAGCATCCGCCCCGCAGTCCCCGTGTGAGATTGGGCGGCTTTGTGCATCTGCCGCGCCTCCTCGACAAGGCCCGGGCATTCGTGGCGGGCAAGCACGGGGCCTACACCTACCCCTGCCCGATGGACGAACGGTTGTTCGCCTTCGTCGGAGTGAGCGCCGACGCCTTTCTCGACGCCGTGCGCAGTGGTAAATCGGATACGCAAATGCTGGCGTGGTTGCGCGAGAACATGTCGATCCCCCGCGCCCCGCACGAAATTCTCGCCTGGTCGGAGTGGTTGCAGGACATGGCTCCGGGAGATCCCCGCCGCCACGGTAATTTTGCCACCGAGATCGAACGCATGGCCCCTGGTCGCGAGGACATCGTCACGACGTTCGACCGTCTCGAACTCGACGACTTCACTTCTTTCGGCGGCCAAGGCTGA